Proteins encoded in a region of the Diadema setosum chromosome 7, eeDiaSeto1, whole genome shotgun sequence genome:
- the LOC140230665 gene encoding proline-rich protein PRCC-like produces the protein MGQLDDNMASLVSYGMGSSDESEESDQEDTSPVPVMSTKTSSGPKASTKPSPPVAEKKTSLFASLPKPKLTPGPTPEVPQTDATDVGASGGPAGSSHSNAREAFEKKSLFSSLPPPKKNTPPVAKTNSASTAEQATSSGGSSATSGGVSKGLLNLPPPKRKQPVKISLPSLPDPDSDEDEPVEKKTKSTKGVGLFSLLPKPKTASRKEANRILIPHTLTKKPPPPASTSVAGAPPRPKPPQVRTSIGSTSQELKGTGANPLVSGYNSDEEDDDNEGQGMNFFSMGGDDKDKIKPFNSVSQIPTVSSSGIPSQTLNENLGDGGEGSLLQSGQALQPHNVASRTDDGGSAEGTAAQPRPSEHTLPGAQDQPLVFNPAKSHTASHTPQNYYHGNYSHNPVHSWDASNYSYADSSSAQYHQSYDQLGGQGSSGVQYYNQPYQEGLEGEASGAGVQNSDTMEQQLLQDKEFAKMVGKSNRGREAIQIIDINADDQIGPTSGLQQMVKSMTEETEYRGKLKKEQLPTSQQKRKHQITYLARQAKERELELKNQWADNRMTRKQTQAKYGF, from the exons TCTCCTGTTCCCGTGATGTCAACAAAGACGTCGTCTGGTCCAAAAGCCAGCACCAAGCCATCGCCACCCGTAGCCGAGAAAAAGACATCATTATTTGCCAGTTTACCCAAGCCAAAACTTACACCTGGCCCAACTCCAGAAGTCCCGCAGACAGATGCCACTGATGTTGGTGCTTCGGGGGGTCCAGCTGGAAGCTCTCATAGCAATGCCAGAGAAGCTTTCGAGAAGAAGTCCTTGTTTTCCAGTTTGCCTCCTCCCAAGAAAAATACCCCTCCTGTTGCTAAAACAA ATTCTGCTTCAACTGCTGAGCAAGCAACATCATCTGGAGGAAGTAGTGCTACTTCAGGTGGTGTCTCAAAGGGTCTGCTGAACCTACCGCCTCCCAAACGGAAGCAGCCTGTGAAAATCAGCCTCCCATCCCTTCCAGAT CCCGACTCAGATGAAGATGAACCAGTTgaaaagaaaaccaaatcaacTAAG GGAGTTGGCCTGTTCTCTTTACTCCCGAAGCCAAAAACTGCGAGCAGGAAGGAAGCCAACCGCATCCTAATTCCTCACACTCTGACCAAGAAGCCTCCACCTCCGGCATCAACGTCAGTTGCCGGTGCCCCACCACGCCCCAAGCCTCCCCAGGTACGCACTTCCATCGGTAGCACCAGCCAGGAGTTGAAGGGTACCGGAGCTAATCCGTTGGTGTCTGGATACAACAGTGATGAGGAAGATGATGATAACGAGGGACAAGGGATGAATTTTTTCTCCATGGGCGGGGATGATAAGGACAAAATTAAGCCATTTAATTCAGTCTCCCAAATTCCAACAGTATCAAGTTCTGGAATACCATCTcaaactttgaatgaaaacCTAGGTGATGGAGGTGAGGGGAGTCTCCTACAAAGTGGACAAGCTTTGCAGCCCCACAATGTGGCATCCAGAACTGATGATGGTGGTAGTGCAGAGGGGACGGCTGCCCAGCCGCGCCCGTCAGAACACACGTTACCCGGAGCACAGGACCAACCTCTGGTATTCAACCCTGCAAAGTCGCACACAGCCAGCCACACCCCACAGAACTATTACCATGGGAACTACAGTCACAACCCTGTGCACTCTTGGGATGCATCAAACTACAGCTATGCAGACAGCAGTAGTGCACAGTATCATCAATCGTATGATCAGCTtggaggtcaagggtcaagtgGTGTGCAGTACTATAACCAGCCCTACCAGGAGGGGCTGGAAGGTGAAGCATCTGGAGCAGGGGTGCAAAATTCTGATACTATGGAGCAGCAGCTCCTTCAAGACAAAGAG TTTGCTAAGATGGTTGGCAAGAGCAATCGTGGGAGGGAAGCGATTCAAATCATTGACATCAATGCAGATGACCAGATTGGACCGACATCGGGGCTTCAGCAAATGGTGAAATCAATGACGGAGGAGACCGAATACAGAGGAAAACTG AAGAAGGAACAGCTTCCGACATCACAACAGAAGAGAAAGCATCAAATTACCTACTTGGCTCGACAG GCCAAGGAGAGGGAACTGGAGCTGAAGAACCAGTGGGCTGACAACCGCATGACAAGGAAGCAGACACAGGCCAAGTACGGCTTCTAA